GTTTTCCAACTTGCTCGGTTCACAAGTCGTGGATATCAGCATAAGAGCATCCACTCAAAGCCGATCTTTGCTCAAGATTTCTTCCATCCTCGCCACCGCCAGGTCGGTGTTCGCCTTCATCAGAGGCCACCTGAACTCTTCCGGTTCTAACTCAATCAAAAGGTCCAGTATTTTTCCAATGGCTTTGTTGCTCGGAGCAGGGTGGCCATGACAGGCACACGGTGGCAGCGATGGACGTAGATGAGGCGAAAAGGGATTTTAGGGTTTGGAGCAGCGGGTTGTGAAATGCGGGGTCGTTCGAGGCTCTAACGAATAGATGGTTAGATTGTTGCAATTTAAGTTTAGGAATAGAGACCATCGGGATAGAGGGAGACGCGAGTGTTAACATGATCGTCGTTGGAGGAGAAGGGGAAGCATGATCTAAGCTAGACCATAGGTGTTCTCACCTATTTCTATCCTTACAAATGATATGAATATATTCACATTTGATTTGCTTATAACCTACAATTTTCTCTACCAATTGgcatttaaaattttctcttgttttgttaaaagaataagTATCATTCTGTTCTTATTGGATTGACTTGTCCATTATCTATTAACTCTAATATTATACGACCCAATTCAAATACAACGTTATAATATAACACATGTTAAACCTAAAAGGTGagataaattacatttttacacttaaatacttttaaattaagtcttctttctttctttgaggCACCTCCTAACAACCGGATCATaatgaaaaaaacatattttatgaaataaaaacttGATTATTGATTGAAAGGTctattgtattatatatatatatatatatatatatatatatatatatatatatatatatactatttttttatcatatgtcAATGTCACTATAGAAATTATTCAAATCAtatcttattaataaaaaaatggcaaatgaaaaatcattttcttcttcattttcaattttcgtGAGGATGAAAGTACTAGAGAAAAATCATGAGAACCAAAAATATCAAATCTAGGAAACAATCAAAATATtgagattcataaagaagggtCCAAAACTCTACCAAACAACTCCAATTTCATGTGTACAATCCATAAGTCCATCAAAACATTAGCTTGATATGGTCTAAACTAACACGACAATCGTGTAATCTTTAAGttgttaaaattattgaaaCCTAACCAACCTTAAACTAAGGTAAACATTCTTTATTAAGGTCTTTTAGCTTAGCTAATGAATCTCTCGTGAACACATGTCATGAGTAAAGACCAGTCATATTTAAAAGGTAACGTCCCCTCATAAGATTCTATGCATTTTATCCACAACATTAATGTATTTTTAGTAAGTCACTTAAGTAGCTTATAAGTTATTTTGACCATAATCAACttgattttaaactttcaaCTTATAGTTTATACTTTCTTTTATTCCTATTTAGAAgactcaaattaaaaattgtttgttcatttttataaaataaatccaCAATTTCTATtgcactaatttatttttaggctAAATTCTCTTTATTAATTGTAttgtaataaaattttcaaaaaaaatgtattagaaaattataccataaaaaaaatgtattgaaaaattagaagagatacaaatttaaatttcaaacatatttattattatcaactaaattaatcaccttttataattttaataattttaatgaattaggTAATTGTTAGCACAGAATTCTGGCTGCAGAGAACGGTGTAGGCCCCTTTACACAATAATCCTAATAGATGTAGGGTGTGTTGTACTCATTTACCAATCTACAGATTGAAAATCTATTGAACAGCCGAAAACAAACACTAGTTGACTTCATATCGTCGCAACACAACTAAACTTGATAATGCAATTGTCGAAATTCACAATAGTATTGCCCACTCGTCACATTTAGTATTACGTAATTTCTCAACCTTTTCTCTAttgaacttttttaaaaaaaataatcatacatACCAAAACTCATGAGATTAATGAGACAACTACACGCTACAGAAGTGCTGAAATATTTTCTTAGTAGAGTCCCCGGTCTACAAAATATACTTCAATTTCCTGAATGATTTTTTCTGAAATATACTTCAATCCATAAACTTGTCCTAGTGGTATTCTTCCGACacccaacaaattttttttacatccaacatatttaaaaaaaattataattttatccttttttccttcttcattcctatACAAGTTTCCTCTCCTCCTCCACTGTGAATAGACTGCCTCatcactgataaaaaaaaatttaccttcATTTACTCCATACAAATTGATGATTCATACGGATTGTTAATCCATATACATGAAatacacaaaagaaaaaatatagacaACAGAACTCACGATGACAATAGCAAAACGAAGGCAGACACCAACAACGAGCACATAGATTAATGAAGACAACCACGAATTGACAAGATGAGAGAATTTGGGGAGAGATGAAAAACACATGAATGAATGATGTATACAAACAGATTCTCAATTTGCATTTCACATTTAAGCATGTCAATGAAAGTGgggcaaaatttatttttcactcaATGATGGATGTAGAAGAAATGATGTCGGGTGCAGAAAGAAAATCCCCTTGTCCTAAGGAATGAGCAATTCAACACCTCCCACCCCCtcccacccaaaaaaaaaaattaatgcaatcAATTTCAGTCATTTAgcactgaaaataaaataatggaagCGCTAGATGTACAAGACTATTTGATAGAAGCCTCCACACTGTCCGAAATAAGCCCAAACGAGGGTATAATCAGAAAGGgggcataaaaaatataacaatggaAGGCCATTAAACGCCTCAATGCTACATTTGAAACAACCGTCTGGCATGTGGTGTATGCTAATTTTCTCACATGATCTGGAAGTCCGtcaaaatgattaattattcAGGGCACGACACGCAAAACTCGTTCTCTAGAAGGACTTTCGGGAAGGTTAAGATTTGGGACACAATAGAAGGACTTTCAGGAAGGTTGAGATTTGCAACACAATAGAAGCAATGAAGCATATGTATTCATACAAGCTAAAATTAGACATTGTCCGTTTCAGAATGTCCCTCGAGCAGCTTACTTACATCAAATCGCAACATATCTACATATTCCTGCACAGCCAAGAATGTCAATTTTTTATGAGACTGAGCACAAATCATCATGAAAAAAGCTTAGTGGGTTGCATTTAAAGGCAGTGCAACAAACAACTTTCAGCTCGCAAAGgacaaatatcattaaaacGACTTACCCTGGCAAGACTCTCATTGCTGCACAACTCATCCAGAAGATCATTAGAAGTGCTTCCACTGCCAGATAGCTGGACAGCAATTTCAGCTACAGCACGGAAAATATCAGTAGAAGGACCCAGGTGCTCAATCCTCTCAGCCAGTGGTTGAAGGTAAAGCTGGAGAAGACAAGGAAAAAGTCACATTAGGACTACTGTTCTAGCATTTCagcttagaaaataaaatattaatattgctGAGGTATTCCCCCAAAAAAAGACAACACAAGTGTTTATTCTAAGAAGCGATCTATGTTCACTTACAAAAACTTAGCTAGATCttactaatgtttttcataGTCCAAAATATGTTGAACATCCTACAGCCATTTTCCCAAAATTCAATGCAAGGCAAGAGGTGTCAGATACACAAAGATGATGGTTATGATACAATAGTACACAAATGGCTTGCAAAAGTAATACAATACTCATACAAATACTTGCCATGTCATGCATGAAACATTAAAGGTCAAAATGGGCAAGCCAGGCTATGCCTAACTCATGAACCAAGCAAAATTTTTCATTGCACATTGCCTTCCCCGTGTACATCTAAACTTGAGTTAATTCTCCAAACAAAACTTAAAGTTAATGCTTTAATTGATAAGTCCTGAGTCTCAACTTTTCCTACATCAACATTTCAAAATCCTAGATATAATAGAATACTCAGAAACAAATGAATTGTTATCTTCATTTAATGATAATTTCCATTTTCAAATTTAGGAAGTATCATAATCAATCACAAATGATACACCAGTTGTTGCTGAAAAGGATATACATGCTAATAACTTTTGAAGGATCCTAACCAAtcccaaaagtttttttttgtagggGGATGTTCAGTCCatttaactttaataataaagaaaattaatctaaaaagaAACATTAAAAGGGGTTGATTTACAGGCCACACAGACTTGCTAGCCGTGTCAAAGGTCTGTAAGTTTATGGCCCTAACTCTCATAGGTAATTGAGTCACCCAGGCTGGCCCAGCTGCCAAAGCCATTTTAACAGTTCCATCTTTCAACAGAAATAGCACAGGACACCTTGCATTCAAGGCTGAGACTAGGGTGCGTAAGTAAACTTCTTACGCACCGTGCGAAAGGATCAATATATATCGTTAGATTAAATGGACAgcgtagatttttttttcctttttgcattttttcttttcttcttttctgtcTTTCCAGATTTGTCCCTAATCTTTCTCTCACATTCCAATTCAAACAACATCCCTCAATACAGCGGAGACAGCGAGGAAGCCGCCGCCGTAGGTCCGGTGGTTTCTGCCAGCGAGGCGACAAATCACTCTCGGCCTCTCGGAAGCCCAGCGGCGGGGGCGGCACCTCCATCATCTCCGTTCTCACTCTCGATCCTTCCACGCTTACCGTCACAAACTCGTACGACGTCGCGACGGACTTCAAAAAGGAGAGGAGAAGAACGGCAGAGAAggggaagagagaagagaaagggTAAATTtggaaaagtaagaaaaagaaaaaaaatagaaagaaaacagaaaaaaaaattggatcgttgatttaaaattaatcaaatctaACGGTTAAAAAATGACCATAATAACTTTTGCACGGTGCATAAGAAGTTTACTTACGCACCCTAGTCTCAGCCTTCATTCAAACAGAAACAGAACTAGAAAAAATTGTTAGGGGGAAGGGGggcaatttcttttttaatatgtatgttaagtttatttatcttttttttttgggggggggggctGCCCCTGTAGGCTTACCATAAGACTAACATAAAAAGGCTATGTTAAAAAGGACTTGCATCTAGTGCCAAAAGAAAAGTTATGGTTCTTAAAAGTTCACAGAAATTACCAAACATGGAAGTGCAGCAATACAGCCAATGACTTTCTTATAACAAATGGATACAAACCTGTAAACTTTGATTATCAGAATATTCATCTCTGTCAACTGTTCCATCTCGGTAGGGTGCATGGGGTTCAGCTTCTTCAGCAGAGAATAGTGAGGAAGGATTTCCCCCACCAAGGGCTCGAGATACAATGGGCATCATCTGTTGAAACATCCTTGAAATGTCAATACCACCACCCTGCCCTCTTTCCGTTCCAGCAAACATATTCCCCACATCCTGACTGCCAACCTGTTGGACAATTTGATTAACCGTGTTCATCATCTGCGGGCTCTGGGTGAACTGATGCAACATATTCCTCAGGCCATCAGGTGAGTCAACTCCAGTTTGCTGTGAAACTCCTTCCAACAAACCATTCAAGGCAGGACTATGTAAAGCCTGAGACATTAAACCAGCCACATCAATTGGACGATCACTGGAGGGCAAGGGCCGCTGGGATGGCCCATTAGCATTTCTTGAATTCAAACCGGATCCATGACTTGCAAGAGTTTGCAATATATGTTGACCATCTGTTCTGGTTTGCTGATTTTGATTGACAGAAGAACTGGATGATCCATCATCAGCACCTTTACTTACAGGAGGTTGAAGTCTAGTTCGCCTCTGTTTTGGCATGCAAATTTATCAAGGATAAGTCAAGAATATAGTTATgcaatgtgataaaaaaaaaatgaagatcaGAGATATAGAATTCCTAATTCCTAATCATGACAATCAAGGGTCTGTGCTAATGCACAAATGTGTTAATGTTCACAATGCATTGCTGACAATGGattaaaatactattttgtCCCCAGAAAGATTTAGGGTCACTCACACTAGtcattaaaagatgaaaatcaactTTTCATCCATTTAAGTTGAAAAGGTTGGCAAATTTAGTCCTTTTTCACATCAATTTAATCCCTAAAAAGGATTAAATTGatcaacattttcatttttcagggaCTAATGTAACTATCCTCAAATCTTTCAGGGACTAAACTGGTATAGGCGCTAATAATGTACCAATTTAAGTAGCACGACAGTTCAAAATTTCATtacttttgctttttctttACAATATGTTGCTGCCTCCAAATGGCTTGTTTTTCACCATCGAAATACATGGTCATAACTTCATATATTACAATTTACAGGTAAATCATTATTGCCATTCAACAGCCCTgggtgtaaaatatttaaaatacaatcAAATGTTTCCAGGCAAGCCCCACACAAATAGTGAAGTGGGGGATACTTTCACTCCCATCATGCGGATGATGCCAGGACAGATGCTTTATCTTCATAGGGTGGACAGCACAATAAACACGTCCCTATCATGGCAAACTGTTGGCTTGAGAGAATTTTTTTGTTCACttttaaatacaaaaatgtcacattgtttttactttgtttcctgttttcaaaaatttatataacagtgaaaacaataaatttgcTTTCATTGTTTCCTAATCCAAATCTTTGACAACAAAACAAGAACAAGGCGACATTTTTGTAAtcagaaatgaaaacaaaaatgaaaatggataACATTTTCTCAAACAAAATGGCCCCTAAAATTTctgttaatttatatataacatcCCCACACATTAAATTTAATACAGCCCTgcatttgtttcaaaattagCTTGTCAAATGAATGTTTTAAAATTGCTGCAAATTAACATCCAATTATGAAagcataatgaaaaaaattcagttTTAAGCAGCAGCATGGCTAGGCTACATCAACCTGTTAATGCCTGCCCGAGGAATGGGAATATGGGATGCATAGCAAAAAGTCAAAGGGACACATCAAACTATATATACCAACATCTAAGGAGGCATATGATCAACCAGTGTCATAAAACAACCAAATTCTAAATCTAAATGATTTCAGTTTCTAAcaaatacataatatatatatttctgccgTTGCCAAGACACAAGCCTACATGACACAATATCCAAATCCTAAGCCCTATAAGCTACTTGTgctaattttaaaaagattttcaaATTGATTACTTCGGAATATAACGTCATGATATAGATAAAATATAGAGGGATGGTATTGCAGCAAAATCATAATAGAATATAACTTCAAAAGGcaaatatgaattttaagagaataaaaagaCTCATCCAGCAgccttttaaatgaaaataacattCCAAGTTCCAACATTATAGCAAACAAATCTATTTGCATTGCATGACACATCAATTGGAAAATTCAGGCTTctaattcacaaaataataacCGTAAACTTACCTTGCGCTCTAAACCACCCACACCCAATCCTAGTGGAGCAGCTTTGGCAGGTTCAGTTACATTTTGTCTTTCACTTACAGCCAGAACATCTTGTTCTATTTCTGGTTTTACTATTGTTTCTCCACTAGAACAACTTTGTAAATCTTGGTTGGAAGAACTTGAAACAAATTTGTCAACCAAAACATTACTTGAGGTTTGGACTGCCTCGGTttggacctagcagtgattgagAGGTAGATATTAGTCAATTAAAAACTATGATGTACAAGACAGATGAATCACCAAGTATGTGCAAAAGCATTACCTTCTGTACTTCACTTTCAGAAGTGCAGCCAACTGAGGAAGCACTGATAGCCCCAAAACCATTCACGTCCACGGTATCTTGCTGTTTGTTTACTGTAGGAGGTCTTGATTCAGATCCAGAAGACAAGTCCCTGCTGTTTGATTCCATTTGACCTGAATGGATACAGAAAAAAAgtgttttgaaattaaatgctAATGTATCAAGACTACATACAATGAAACAATAATTGGTAATTACCTGATGGAACTGTGTTATCTCCTTGCATATTACCAACAACGTTTCTAAGGCGAGAATTGATTTCAGCTAAAACAGATGACAATGAAGCTGAATCAGAAGGTGGCTGTGAGGTAGAAATACCAAACCCAGTTTGTGTGCTACTAGAGACTCCAACACCAGGAGGGTGTGATGGGATAGTTGCTGCTATGACATTTCTAACAGGTAATACCCGTGTTGAACCTGAATCACCAGAGCCAGGCTCATTATGGTGTTCACTTCTTGTCCCCTCGCCATTATTTTCCCTAGAACCAATGGCTGAAACAATTGGTGCAAGAGAGGTACCTGGTATGAAGCAAATTTAATAGAAGTTGAATATTTCATAGGTGGGTTGAAGTACAATTAGTTTTGTTTACCAGCATGTATATGAATGTTTACGTTCCTAGGAGCATTTCCAATTCCAATGGTGCCTAAAGTTGCAGGAGTTGAGGGGGGAACTGGACCACCAAAGAGGGAGCTTGTCTGAAGTGGAAAAGGCTGAAAATAGCACAACTTCATCAGAACCAGAAATAGTAAATGTAAACTATCAAACAATCCACATAGATAGGAATGTGATCATCATATATATGTTACAGTGTCATCCAATCATGGATTGTCGTGTATGATAAGATTATTGActtctataataattaatttaacagcATATCTAGGGTGATTTTAAATTGGTTGAAAGCATATCTTAtattaaacttattatatatgagTCCAacataaaatttacttttcaatATGAAGAGTTGAAAGAAGTTATCAATTTCTTTCAATCTTCAACCCTTTATCAACAATCTATTTATCAGTAAACCATGCTAATCATGTATAATTTACAGTTTCCAGTTCTGAAATATCAACAATGTATAGTTTATTGAATGTCAATCAGCTTGATTGAAAGTTTGAAAGATCATCCAATGCTTAAATGATTAAACTTGGCATGTGGCATCACCATTAATGAAATCAGAATAGATCAAAATGGCTGACAAACCTGCACCATTATTGGATTTGGCCCTGATGGAGAGATGTAAACTGCTGGTCCAGCGTTAACAACAGATTCTGCCTGAAATTTGAAAGTGAACATGAATGATATGTTGACACAATAAAGTAATCCAAATCACCAAAGAAACGAATGAAACATACAGAAGACTGTCCCATACGCAGTGTCAACATTGTTCGGCCAAGTTCAAGTAGAAGTGCACCCAAATGCTGCATAGCAAGTCCTATTTGCACTGATTCTGATTGTATTTGACCCCTTATGTGCAGATCAGCAGAAGTACCTTCTCTTTCCAAGCGCCCTGCAATATGCTAGAGTCGCAAATTACAAGTAAAACGTAATCAGATAAGATAAAGGAAGAAGATAGTAAGGCTAGTTCATTCTAACAAATCCTACAATGAAATATGCACTTCATCATCATAACATTTTTAGGTTAAATAGAAGTAAGATTAATGTATCGTTACATCTGCTTATATGGCTACAATCAAGGATGGACACTAAGATATCAGAAGACTTGAGGTTTTATAACAAGAGAGTTTGCAATGAATACATCTCTCAAATActaagtgcatgtttggattacCGTTGTAAAGTGCAAACAAAAGCATGTTCCGACTATAAGATACAAAGGATATCCATCTCCAAATTTCAGCACCCTCCAATGGAAAACAACGGTAATCCAAACATAGCTTAGTTGTCTTCATATCCAATCTGAAATGGATTTGACCAGGTATCCAAGATATATTAAGAAGGTTTAAATGACACTGCATAATATGTGTTTGGGTGTCCCAAAATTGATCAAATGACGCAATGGATAAAATTGCATGTCTTTTCACAGTCCAACAAGACCAAGCTCTGCTAAGATTGGTAAACATCCCAACATCAAAGTAAAGGTTTAGTTAGATTCAATAAGTTTATTGCAGATAAAGGCCCTAGACTAGGGAAAGTCCTCAATTATTTTCAGtccacataaattaaaaaatttgaccaTCAGCCTCTCAAATGAGCATACCCAAAATGCCAGTCATTTTAATGACATTTAAGTTCCTCCAAACACAAATATATAGCACATTCATGCTTTTAAGGTACTACTGATTAAAAGAgtgatgaaattttattttgcccaaaatttaaaattatttaggatTATCCTATGCAACTTCAATCCATTGCCCTATCATCTTGAAAGAAACTACTCAGACCATTGCCCTATCATGTTGCAGTCCAAAATTACTGATTGGGGTCCAAAGCCTTTTCGAGTTTTCAATGCTTGGTTGCATAATAAAGATTTTAATAAGGTGGTGAAGGATTTTTGGTCTGCAAACCAGCCTATGGGTTGGGGGGGTTTtgctttgaaatgtaaattgcAGAAACTCAAACATAGGCTTAAAGTTTGGAGCAAGGACCAGTGTGGGGATCAGAGTAGTAAGGTGAAACTTATTCAGcacaagctgaatgttttggaGAACTCCTTCATAGCTCAACCTACTGAGCAGCAGGTTCAAGAGCTGAAGAAACTTCAATCTGATCTTTGGGAGCAATCTTTTATTCAAGAATCTATGCTGCGTCAGAAATCCAGGTGTAAATGGCTTAAACAGGGAGACAGTAATTCCGCTTATTTCCACAAAATCATCAACTCAAGCAGAAGAAGGAATACTCTAAGGGGGATGCATATCAATGGAGGCTGGGTTGATAAACCCACAGTTATTAAGGAAGCAGTTCTCAAGCATTTTAAAGACAGATTTGCAGAACCTTGTGTGTCTAGACCCAACTTAGATGGAGTTCTGTTCAGAGTCCTGTCTCCTTCTCAAAGTGAGATGCTGGTGGAAGCTTTTAAGGAGGAGGAGATAACTAATGCAGTGTGGGCTTGTGGAGGTGATAAAAGCCCAGGGCCTGACGGGCTTAACTTCTGCTTTATCAAGCATTTCTGGAAGATTCTGAAACCTGAATTCCTCAGGTTCTTCTCAGAGTTTCATGTCAACGCAGTCATCCCCAAGGGCCTTAATTCATCTTTTATTGCTCTCATCCCCAAAATCAAAGATCCCCAACTCCTTACTGACTTTAGACCTATATCCTTAATAGGATGTGTCTACAAAATTATTGCTAAAGTCCTAGCTAATAGGGTCAGCAAGGTCATGTATCATCTTATAGATGAAAGGCAATCAGCCTTTGTTAAGGGCAGACAGCTGCTTCATGCAGTTTTAATTGCTAATGAGGTTGTGGAGGAGGCTAGGAGATGCAAGAGACCTTGTTTGTTGTTTAAAGCTGATTTCGAAAAGGCATACGATTCCGTGTCTTGGCAATTCCTCTTTTATTTGATGAGAAGAATGGGTTTTCAAGATAGGTGGATAGGATGGATTAAAGAATGTTTGTCATCAACTTCTATATCCATTCTAGTGAATGGCAGTCCCACACCTGAATTCAAACCCCAAAGAGGGCTGCGACAAGGGGACCCCTTGgctccttttttatttaatctagtAGCTGAAGGGCTGTCAGGAATGATGAGAGAAGCTATTTCTAAAAACCTTTATCACAGTTTTCTTGTAGGGAAGAATAAGGTCCCAGTAAATATGCTCCAATTTGCTGATGACACTATATTCTTTGGGGAACCTTCTATGGAAAATGTCTCTGTTTTAAAAGCTATGCTCAGAGGTTACGAGTTGGTATCTGGCCTTAGAATTAACTTTGCCAAGAGTCACTTTGGAGTAATTGGCCAATCTCAGCAGTGGTGTCGATCTGCAGCTGAGTTCCTTAATTGTGGATCTCTTCAGCTTCCTTTTACTTATCTAGGGATGCCCATTGGAGCTAATCCGAGAAGGTTAATTATGTGGGAGCCCATTTTTCGAAAATTCGAGGCCAAGCTTAACAAGTGGAATCAGAGGAAAGTCTCTATGGCAGGCagaattactttaattaattctGTTTTGACAGCCTTGCCTTTATTTTATCTGTCTTTCTTCAAAGCTCCTTCAGCAGTGTTAGTGAGGCTGACTTCAATCCAAAGGAATTTTTTGTGGGGAGGAGGTGCTGAAGGGAAAAAGATCGCTTGGATGGCTTGGGATCATATATGTACTCCTAGAAATCAAGGAGGTTTGGGTATCAAAGCTATCAAGGATCTTAATAGAGCCCTTCTTATTAAATGGAAGTGGCTGATGTTCCACCAATCAGACCAATTGTGGTGCAGAATCCTCATCTCAAAATACAAAGGATGGAGAGGGTTGGAAGAGAATTCCCACAGGCAGTCTCATTCCTTTTGGTGGTCGGATTTGAAGGCTGTTTTACTCCATAGCAGCATGGATGGGATTCGTAACCAGATTAAATGGAAGCTCGGCAGTGgcgatcaaattttattttgggaagACTCATGGATGGGTGATGGAAGACCCCTTAGAGACAGATATCCTGATTTGTATCAAATATCTTCTCATAAAGCTGAGATAGTGGGAAACTTGGGGTCCTTTGGAGAAGCAGGGTGGCAGTGGAATTTCTCTTGGAGGAGGAACCTCTTTGATCACGAGGTGGTTAGTGCTTCAGACTTTATAGATCAGGTTTCAGCTTTATCACCTAATGCAGCTATGAAGGATCAGTGGGTTTGGGGTGCTGATCCAAAAGGAATCTTTACTACATCCAGTGCTTACCAATATATTAGAGATGCTCAGTCAACAGCGTATCAGAATCATGCTTTCAGCCAGTTATGGAATATAAAAGCTCCTCCGAAAGCCTTATCCTTTGCTTGGAGACTGCTGTGGGATAGACTACCGACCAAGGAAAATTTATCTAGACGACAAGTCGTGCTGGATAGTGACCAATGCACCTTTTGCCAAAGCCAAGTGGAATCGGCCTCTCATCTTTTCTTCTCTTGCAAAAAGATTATGCCATTGTGGTGGGAATTTATGTCTTGGGTCAAGGAAGCCAGAGTCATGCATTGTAGGCCTCTGGACCACTTCACTCAGCACATCTCTTTGGCCGCTTCGCAAGCTATTAATAGAAAGTGGAAGGTCTGGTGGGTAGCGGCCACAGCCTCTATCTGGAACCACAGGAAcgctatgatttttaaaaatcaacagtTTGATATTTCCAAGTTGGTGGACGATGTAATTTTTCTCGCCTGGTCTTGGTTGAGGGGGTGGGAAAAGGACTTTGCCATTCCGTTTCATCAATGGTCATCATCTATGTCCTTTGCCTTCTCCTAGTGTGGGAAGGTTGGGTGGTTTTTTGTTCGGTCTCTAGTTGGAGAAGTTTGTGTAGACTTTATTTTCTAATCTCAGCCTATGGCTTTTATTTGTATCCTTGTAGTACCCCTGGTACTATCcttatataatatatgatattttggccgttcaaaaaaaaaacttcaatccattcttatttttttaataaatctataATGTATTTATACTTGTAATAAACATCTTATAGTTGCAGATAATAGaaagatatttttatcattaaggtGAACATGAATATTAGTAAATGGGATGTGTTAATTACAGATAGTGCAGCAACAGCTTGACCACCAAGTAACTGTTCTGCACGATGCAAGACAGTGCTTAATGCTTCAAGTGTCGGCAACCCTTGTACATTAGA
The genomic region above belongs to Glycine max cultivar Williams 82 chromosome 14, Glycine_max_v4.0, whole genome shotgun sequence and contains:
- the LOC100811870 gene encoding ubiquitin-like domain-containing protein CIP73 isoform X6, coding for MAGQSSNEGSSTGNISAECSDSTVQLNIKTLDSRIYSFQVDKNMPVSLFKEKIANEIGVPVNQQRLIFRGKVLKDEHVLSEYHVENGHTLHLVERQPNQSQASGMSSGSGAPRNRVGQISHSVVLGTFNVGEQGEGIVHDLTRVIGHVLNSIGNSGQSTISGPNATQTSSVQPRNETDGMHAGNQNPAGNQAPSGQTFHGPTFQSVSHVVQIPVAAGTIPIPSLNAPIPDSLNTLSEFMNRMEQILTQNGYQSNLSSANPRDQLVELPSNVQGLPTLEALSTVLHRAEQLLGGQAVAALSHIAGRLEREGTSADLHIRGQIQSESVQIGLAMQHLGALLLELGRTMLTLRMGQSSAESVVNAGPAVYISPSGPNPIMVQPFPLQTSSLFGGPVPPSTPATLGTIGIGNAPRNVNIHIHAGTSLAPIVSAIGSRENNGEGTRSEHHNEPGSGDSGSTRVLPVRNVIAATIPSHPPGVGVSSSTQTGFGISTSQPPSDSASLSSVLAEINSRLRNVVGNMQGDNTVPSGQMESNSRDLSSGSESRPPTVNKQQDTVDVNGFGAISASSVGCTSESEVQKVQTEAVQTSSNVLVDKFVSSSSNQDLQSCSSGETIVKPEIEQDVLAVSERQNVTEPAKAAPLGLGVGGLERKRRTRLQPPVSKGADDGSSSSSVNQNQQTRTDGQHILQTLASHGSGLNSRNANGPSQRPLPSSDRPIDVAGLMSQALHSPALNGLLEGVSQQTGVDSPDGLRNMLHQFTQSPQMMNTVNQIVQQVGSQDVGNMFAGTERGQGGGIDISRMFQQMMPIVSRALGGGNPSSLFSAEEAEPHAPYRDGTVDRDEYSDNQSLQLYLQPLAERIEHLGPSTDIFRAVAEIAVQLSGSGSTSNDLLDELCSNESLAREYVDMLRFDVSKLLEGHSETDNV
- the LOC100811870 gene encoding ubiquitin-like domain-containing protein CIP73 isoform X1, which produces MAGQSSNEGSSTGNISAECSDSTVQLNIKTLDSRIYSFQVDKNMPVSLFKEKIANEIGVPVNQQRLIFRGKVLKDEHVLSEYHVENGHTLHLVERQPNQSQASGMSSGESTGTSGNRGNGVGSGAPRNRVGQISHSVVLGTFNVGEQGEGIVHDLTRVIGHVLNSIGNSGQSTISGPNATQTSSVQPRNETDGMHAGNQNPAGNQAPSGQTFHGPTFQSVSHVVQIPVAAGTIPIPSLNAPIPDSLNTLSEFMNRMEQILTQNGDDVEIVALLFLILKKLKYLYLLNAYAGYQSNLSSANPRDQLVELPSNVQGLPTLEALSTVLHRAEQLLGGQAVAALSHIAGRLEREGTSADLHIRGQIQSESVQIGLAMQHLGALLLELGRTMLTLRMGQSSAESVVNAGPAVYISPSGPNPIMVQPFPLQTSSLFGGPVPPSTPATLGTIGIGNAPRNVNIHIHAGTSLAPIVSAIGSRENNGEGTRSEHHNEPGSGDSGSTRVLPVRNVIAATIPSHPPGVGVSSSTQTGFGISTSQPPSDSASLSSVLAEINSRLRNVVGNMQGDNTVPSGQMESNSRDLSSGSESRPPTVNKQQDTVDVNGFGAISASSVGCTSESEVQKVQTEAVQTSSNVLVDKFVSSSSNQDLQSCSSGETIVKPEIEQDVLAVSERQNVTEPAKAAPLGLGVGGLERKRRTRLQPPVSKGADDGSSSSSVNQNQQTRTDGQHILQTLASHGSGLNSRNANGPSQRPLPSSDRPIDVAGLMSQALHSPALNGLLEGVSQQTGVDSPDGLRNMLHQFTQSPQMMNTVNQIVQQVGSQDVGNMFAGTERGQGGGIDISRMFQQMMPIVSRALGGGNPSSLFSAEEAEPHAPYRDGTVDRDEYSDNQSLQLYLQPLAERIEHLGPSTDIFRAVAEIAVQLSGSGSTSNDLLDELCSNESLAREYVDMLRFDVSKLLEGHSETDNV